One window of Ailuropoda melanoleuca isolate Jingjing chromosome 3, ASM200744v2, whole genome shotgun sequence genomic DNA carries:
- the LOC100470564 gene encoding LOW QUALITY PROTEIN: vomeronasal type-1 receptor 4-like (The sequence of the model RefSeq protein was modified relative to this genomic sequence to represent the inferred CDS: inserted 1 base in 1 codon) gives MASSDTILGVFILSQVGIGFIGNTLLLVLLINTFLVQLHTKKPIDLIFIHLILANIMTILFSGIPEVMNAFGVRNFLDDIGCKVVLYIHRVFRGLSLCTTSFLSIVQAIIITPSNSKWAWLKPKISTYIFPAFCSFWNINMLIYIHVIISALAPYNTTELDKFYSLTYCIGKNPDYIQSAVFRGSMVLRDFVCMFLMVWTSGYVVMFLFKHRKTVQYVHRTSLSPRPSPETKATHTILALVSCXVFFYWGNSFLTIYVCYERNVKGLENITVILSHFYPAISPFVLIKNHNKPFFLNCAFAKMRRSSQHTISLNT, from the exons ATGGCTTCAAGTGATACTATTTTGGGAGTGTTCATTCTCTCTCAAGTTGGGATTGGTTTTATTGGAAACACATTGCTACTGGTGTTACTCATCAACACCTTCTTAGTCCAGCTACATACAAAGAAGCCTATAGATTTGATATTTATCCATTTGATTTTAGCGAATATCATGACAATTCTTTTTAGTGGGATTCCAGAAGTAATGAATGCCTTTGGAGTAAGAAATTTTCTAGACGACATTGGTTGTAAGGTAGTGCTCTACATCCACAGAGTCTTCCGGGGTCTTTCCCTCTGCACCACATCTTTCCTGAGTATTGTTCAGGCCATCATTATCACTCCCAGCAACTCTAAGTGGGCATGGCTTAAGCCCAAAATCTCCACATacatttttcctgctttctgttctttctggaacATTAACATGCTGATCTATATTCATGTCATCATAAGTGCATTGGCCCCATACAACACCACAGAACTTGACAAATTCTATTCTCTGACATACTGTATTGGGAAGAATCCTGATTACATTCAGTCAGCTGTCTTTCGAGGGTCCATGGTCTTACGAGATTTCGTGTGTATGTTCCTCATGGTCTGGACCAGTGGGTACGTGGTAATGTTCCTTTTCAAACATCGCAAGACAGTCCAGTATGTCCACAGGACCAGCCTCAGCCCAAGACCTTCTCCTGAAACCAAGGCCACCCACACAATCCTGGCACTGGtgagct ttgttttcttttactgggGTAATAGCTTCCTTACCATTTATGTATGTTATGAACGTAATGTAAAAGGTCTGGAGAACATCACTGTAATTCTCTCACATTTTTATCCTGCAATCTCTCCTTTTGTACTGATCAAAAATCATAACAAGCCATTCTTCCTAAACTGTGCCTTTGCAAAGATGAGAAGATCCTCTCAACACACAATTTCCCTCAACACATGA